The following coding sequences lie in one Ostrea edulis chromosome 8, xbOstEdul1.1, whole genome shotgun sequence genomic window:
- the LOC125663151 gene encoding hepatic lectin-like, which translates to MGWIEFSGHCYFYNQSRSKWDDAKADCDRKTSYLIEIGDQDENDWIKEKFLPAGGSLWSGGRDDVTEGVFLWQQFQTAMSFTNWVPGEPNNGVHAQCLEIRNHGKWSDAYCTDKYSFLCEKYI; encoded by the exons ATGGGCTGGATCGAGTTTAGTGGACACTGTTATTTCTACAACCAATCTAGATCTAAGTGGGACGACGCCAAG GCTGACTGTGACAGGAAAACTTCTTATCTTATTGAAATTGGCGACCAGGATGAAAATGATTGGATTAAAGAAAAATTCCTTCCAGCAG gGGGTTCACTCTGGAGTGGAGGTCGTGATGACGTCACCGAAGGAGTGTTTTTGTGGCAGCAATTCCAGACTGCGATGAGTTTCACCAACTGGGTGCCAGGGGAACCAAACAACGGTGTGCATGCGCAATGTCTGGAGATCCGAAATCACGGGAAATGGAGCGATGCTTATTGCACCGATAAATATTCATTTCTCTGTGAGAAATATATCTAG